The following coding sequences are from one Nicotiana tomentosiformis chromosome 3, ASM39032v3, whole genome shotgun sequence window:
- the LOC108948077 gene encoding uncharacterized protein produces the protein MWKLHTKLKLLTKRLSQWSRETIRNIHEQVINWEEKVQRLEELEIANNTEAERTETNKAHAEYISKIVEKRRRLHLDRIKNHKGKWITGEDKISKAAIRHFNGLFNLPASSLDPSILECITNRITDKENITLKDTPTEEEIKHAVFNLCAYSAAGPDDYNGTFFQSCWDIIKEDIIAFVLEFFRDRLISENILLAQEIVQSISHTNKGDNVVIKLNIVKAYDRMSWTFVTSVLWKFDFCELWFDMILNLLSGI, from the exons ATGTGGAAGCTTCATACAAAGCTAAAGCTTCTTACCAAAAGACTCAGTCAGTGGTCAAGAGAAACTATTAGGAACATTCATGAACAAGTTATTAATTGGGAAGAAAAAGTGCAAAGGTTAGAAGAACTGGAGATTGCCAATAACACTGAGGCTGAGAGAACAGAGACCAATAAAGCTCATGCTGAATACATTAG TAAGATTGTAGAGAAAAGAAGAAGATTGCACCTGGATAGAATCAAGAATCATAAAGGAAAGTGGATTACAGGGGAGGATAAGATTTCTAAAGCTGCCATTAGACATTTTAATGGCCTTTTCAATCTACCGGCATCAAGTCTGGACCCTAGCATTCTGGAATGCATCACCAACAGGATTACAGATAAAGAGAATATCACCCTTAAAGACACTCCAACTGAAGAGGAAATCAAACATGCTGTCTTCAATTTATGTGCATATAGTGCTGCAGGACCAGACGACTATAATGGAACTTTCTTTCAAAGTTGTTGGGATATCATCAAGGAAGACATCATTGCATTTGTACTGGAATTCTTCAGAG ATAGATTGATTTCGGAAAATATTCTATTAGCGCAAGAAATTGTTCAATCTATTTCTCATACTAATAAGGGTGACAATGTTGTTATTAAACTAAATATAGTAAAAGCATATGATAGAATGTCATGGACTTTTGTTACCTCAGTTCTTTGGAAATTTGATTTCTGTGAACTGTGGTTTGACATGATTCTGAATCTCTTATCTGGCATTTGA